The genome window CGACGTCAAGATGCCCAAGCTGGACGGGATCGAAGCCGCCGCGAAGATCACCGGGGATCGGATCGCGCCCGTTGTCATCCTCACCGCTTTCAGCCAGCGTGACCTCGTCGAACGCGCGAGGGACGCCGGGACCATGGCTTACCTGGTGAAGCCGTTCGCGAAGCGGGATCTGGTGCCCGCCATCGAACTCGCCGTCAGCCGGTTCTCCGAGCTGCAGGCGCTCGAGGCCGAGGTCGCCGGGCTCACCGATCGGCTCGAGACGCGCAAGGTCATCGACCGGGCGAAGGGGCTGCTCATGAGCCGGCAGGGGCTCACCGAGCCCGATGCCTTCCGGTGGATCCAGCGCACCGCCATGGACCGGCGGACCACCATGAAGGCCGTGGCCGAGGCCGTCGTGGAAAGCATCGGCAGCTGAACCAACGGCAAAAGGGTGCGTCCGGGAAACCGGGCGCACCCTTTTTCGTGACGCTCCGGGTGCCCGAAAGGGCGCTGTTGGTACCTTTGCGAACCTTCCCGGCGTGGCCGGGCGCGGTGATCGACTCGCGGCTCGTAGACTCTGCACACCTTGAACCGGGCGTCAAGGGGCACTCCGCGGGCTGTTGAGCACCGAGAGTAACCACCCGCTGGTCGGATTACGACGAGCGGGTGTAAATCATACGTTAATACTCGTGACGACCGTCACGATGTGGCTACAAGAGCTCGTGTGACTCTGTGCAACGGCTCCCGGGGCGGCTACTTTCAGCGGCCAGTCAGGTCCCACATGGGGACAGCCGTCCTACCGGGCGGTCAGGTGGCATTTGGAGGAACGAGTGCAGAAAGCACGACTTGCGCGGTTCATCGTGCTGGCCGCTGCCGGGGCCATTTCGCTCAGCGCGTGTTCGGCGCGCACCGACAGCGGTTCGGGCGACAGCAGCGCGAGCTCGCAGTCCCAGGCTGCGGCTCCGTCCGCCGCCGCCGACGCGGCCGACCCGGCCGGTGACGGCAAGGCCCAGTGTTCCCCGACCTCCATCGCGTACGCGGGCACCATCAACGGCGCCAACGCCGCGCTGGGCGTCAACATCCTGAACGGCGCGAAGCTCGCCGTCGACCAGCACAACAAGGCCAACCCGGGCTGCCAGGTCAAGCTGGAGCAGTTCGACACCGAGGGCACGCCCGACAAGGCGCCCGGCATCGTGACGCAGATCGTCAACACGCCGGCCATCATCGGCGTCGTCGGCCTGCCGTTCTCCGGCGAGTCCAAGGCCGCGGGCAACATCTTCAACGGCGCGGGCCTGGTCACGGTCACCCCGTCGGCGACGAACCCGACCCTGAGCCAGAACGGCTGGAAGACCTTCTTCCGCGGTCTGGGCAACGACAACACCCAGGGCCCGGCCGCCGCGAAGTTCATGACCGGTGAGCTCAAGGCCGCCAAGGTCTGCGTCATCAAGGACGACTCCGACTACGGCACCGGCCTGGCGGCTTCGACCATTCAGGCGCTCGGCGACAAGGGCACCTGCCAGGACAGCGTCAAGACGAAGCAGACGGACTTCTCGGCCGTGGTCAACAAGATCAAGAGCGAGAAGCCGGACGCGGTGTTCTACTCCGGGTACTACCAGGAAGCCGCGCCCTTCGCGCAGCAGCTCAACGACGCGGGCGTCGAGGCCAAGTTCGTCGGCCCGGACGGCGTGAAGGACGACGAGTTCGTCAAGGGCGCCGGCGAGGCGGCCTCGAAGGCGTACTTCACCTGCCCGTGCGTCCCGGCTGACCAGTTCACCAAGTTCACCGACGCCTACAAGGCCGCGGTCGGCAAGGACCCGGGCACCTACTCGCCCGAGGCCTACGACCTCGCGACGATCCTCCTCAAGGGCATCGACGCGGGCAAGAAGGACCGCGCCGGCCTGCTGGACTTCGTCAAGAGCTACGACGGCCAGGGCATCACGAAGCACTTCAAGTGGGACGACAAGGGCGAGCTGTCCAGCACGACCGTGTGGACCTACAAGGTCGAGGGCGGGAAGATCGTCCGCAACACCGAGATCAAGTAGCGCAACGCTTCCGTTCTGATTCCCGGGGTGCTCGCCCGGCGGCTTGATCCCGCCGGGTGGGCACCCCGGTCCCACATGGAGAACTAGTGTGTCATTGACTCATCACTTGAGCTCGGTCGTTCTGGCGCAGAGCGACAGCTGGATCACGTTCAACGTGGACGCGTTCCTCGACCAGTTCTGGAACAACACGTTCGACGGGCTCGCGTACGGCAGCATCTACGCTCTCGTGGCGCTGGGCTACACGCTCGTTTACGGCGTCCTGAAGCTCATCAACTTCGCCCACTCCGAGGTGTTCATCTACGGCGTCTACGCGACGTGGTTCACCTTCTACGGCCTCGGGTTCCGCCCCGGTAACACGCCCACGCTCACCGTGATCGAGCTGATCGGCTTCCTGCTGCTCGCGTTGCTGGCGTCGATGGCGATCTCCGGCGGCACGGCGGTGGTCCTCGAACGGGTCGCCTACCGGCCGCTGAGAAAACGCGGGGCACCGAAGCTGGTCTTCCTGATCACCGCGATCGGCGCGTCCTTCGTGCTGCAGCAGCTCATCTTCATCTGGCGCGGCGGCAACCCCGAGCTGGGCATCCGCCTCATGCGCAACCAGGAAGTCTTCACGCTCTTCGGCGGCAGCGTCACCAACGTCACGATCATCACGGTCGTCGCGTCGATCCTGCTGATGCTGGGCGCCAACTACTTCGTCAACAAGACGAAGTTCGGGCGCGGCATCCGCGCCGTGGCGCAGGACCCGGACACCGCGACGCTGATGGGCGTCAACAAGGAACGCGTCATCATGCTGACCTTCCTCATCGGCGGTCTGCTCGCCGGTGCGGCGGCGCTGTTCTACATGATGAAGATCCCGCAGGGCGCCTGGTACCAGGGCGGCTTCCTGCTCGGCATCAAGGCGTTCACCGCGGCGGTGCTCGGCGGTATCGGCAACCTGCGCGGCGCGCTGCTGGGCGGCCTGCTGCTCGGCGTCGCGGAGAACTACGGCCAGTCGCTCTTCGGCGGCGGGTGGCGCGACATCGTCGCGTTCGTCCTGCTGGTGCTGGTCCTGATGATCCGGCCCACCGGCATTCTCGGTGAGTCGCTCGGAAAGGCCCGGGTATGACGACGACCTCGACAAAGCCGGCGGTGGCGAGCGCCGGCAAGCACTCGCTGCGCGAGCGCTGGAACAACCTGAGCCGCGTCCAGCAGTGGGTCGTCCTGATCCCGCTGGTGGTGCTGATCTACTTCCTGCCGGTGCTGAACCCGCCGATCCTGACCACCCAGCCGGGGTACGACTTCCCGATCGCGATGTTCGAGGTGGCCCGCTACGCGCTGGTCGCCATCGGCCTGAACGTCGTCGTCGGGCAGGCGGGCCTGCTGGACCTCGGGTACGTCGGCTTCTTCGCCATCGGCGCGTACGTGATGGCGCTGTTCACCAGCCCCGACTCGTCGCTCTCGCACCTGCCGTTCCTCGTCGTGCTGCCGATCGCCATGGTCGTGACGATGGTGTTCGGCGTGATCCTCGGGACACCGACACTGCGATTGCGCGGGGACTACCTCGCGATCGTGACGCTCGGCTTCGGCGAGATCGTCCGCCTGCTCGCGGACAACGTCGGCCCGCTGCGCGGCAACTCCGGGTTCAAGGAGGTCGGGCACCCGCCGGGCACGAACGCCGACGGCTCGGCGCTGTTCAACAACTCGAACGGCACGCCGTGGTACTGGCTGTGCGTCACGCTGATCATCGCCGTGCTGTTCCTGGTCGGGAACCTGGAACGCAGCCGCGTCGGCCGCGCGTGGGTGGCCATCCGGGACGACGAGGACGCCGCCGAGATCATGGGCGTCCCGACGTTCAAGTTCAAGATCTGGGCGTTCATCAGCGGCGCGGCGATCGGCGGCCTCTCCGGCGCGCTCTACGCCGGCCAGCTCGGCTTCGTGAACAACCAGAAGTTCGACGTCGTCACGTCGATGCTGTTCCTGGCCGCGGTGATCCTCGGCGGGTCGGGCAACAAGGTGGGTGTCCTCCTCGGCGCCTGCGTCGTCGCCTACGTCCCGCTGCGCTTCCAGGCGATCGCCGAATACAAGTACCTGATCTTCGGTCTGGCGCTGATCATCCTCATGATCTTCCGGCCGCAGGGCCTGCTCGGCGCACGCCAGCGGCTGCTCGCCTACGGCAGGCAGGCGTACCAGCGCCTGCTCGGCCGCGGTGAGCAGATCAGCAGCGACGGCGCGCTGCAGACCGAACCGACCCCGGGGAGCAAGTCATGACCGAGCCCCAGAACGGCGGTCCCGAGGTCGCCGCCGAGGGCGGCCTCGTCGCCGAACTGCAGCACATGACCGCGGAGGAGCGCGCCGAGCACGACGCCGAAGTCGCCGAGGTCGTCGCGCCGGACCGCGACATCGAGGTCGAGGTCGGCGAAACGCTGCTCGAGGTCGACGACGTGACGATGCGCTTCGGCGGCCTCGTCGCGCTCGACCAGATCTCGTTCGGCATCCGCCGCGGCGAGATCCTCGGCCTGATCGGGCCGAACGGCGCGGGCAAGACGACGTGCTTCAACGCGATGACCGGCGTCTACCGGCCGACCTCGGGCGAGGTCCGGCTGGAGGGCAAGGCGCTGGGCAAGACGTCGCGGCACGGCATCACCCAGCTGGGCATCGCGCGGACGTTCCAGAACATCCGGCTCTTCAGCGAGATGACCGCGCTGGAGAACGTCGTCGTCGGCACCGACGCGCGGCACAAGACCAGCCTGCTCGGCGCGCTGGTCCGCTCCCCGCGGCACCACCGCGAGGAGAAGGCCGCCGTCGAGAAGGCGATGGCCCTGCTGGAGTTCGTCGGCATCGCCGACCGCGCGGCCGACCGGGCGAAGAACCTGCCCTACGGCTACCAGCGGCGCCTGGAGATCGCGCGGGCGCTGGCCACCGAGCCGAAGCTGCTCTGCCTGGACGAGCCCGCGGCGGGCTTCAACCCGGCGGAGAAGGAAGACCTGATGGGCCTGATCCGGACCATCCGCGACGACGGCTACACCGTGCTGCTCATCGAACACGACATGAAGCTCGTCATGGGCGTGACCGACCGGATCGTGGTGCTGGAGTTCGGCAAGAAGATCGCCGAAGGCCTGCCCGCCGAGATCCGCGAGAACCCCGCGGTGATCGCGGCCTACCTGGGGGTGCCTGACGATGACGTTGCTTGAGTTGTCGGACGTGTCCGTCCACTACGGACGGATCCAGGCGGTCTCCGGGCTGTCCATCTCGGTCCAGGAAGGCGAGATCGTCACGCTGATCGGGGCCAACGGCGCCGGCAAGTCGACGACGATGCGGGCCATCTCGGGCATCCGGCCGATCTCGTCGGGCAAGATCACGTTCGCCGGCGAGGACATCTCCAAGCTGCGCGGCGACCTCCGGGTGGTCCGCGGCATTTCGCAGGCGCCGGAAGGCCGCGGGATCTTCCCCGGCATGACGGTCTCGGAGAACCTCGACATGGGCGCCTACGCCCGCAAGGACCGCAAGGACCTGGCCGAGGACCTGGAACGGGTCTTCGAGCTGTTCCCGCGGCTCGCGGAGCGCAAGACGCAGATGGGCGGCACGATGTCCGGCGGCGAGCAGCAGATGCTCGCCATCGGGCGCGCGCTGATGGCGAAGCCGAAGCTGCTGCTGCTGGACGAGCCGTCGATGGGGCTCGCCCCGCAGTTCATCCAGCAGATCTTCCGGATCATCACGGAGATCAACAAGCAGGGCACCACGGTGCTGCTGGTGGAGCAGAACGCGCAGCAGGCGCTGTCCCGCGCCCACCGCGCGTACGTGCTCGAAACCGGCCGGATCACCAAGTCCGGCACGGGCAAGGAGCTCCTCGCGGACAACAGCATCAAGGAGGCCTACCTGGGCGTCGGCTGACGTCCCGGAAAGCCCGACCGGCCCCGCGCGCTTCGGCGTGCGGGGCCGGTTCGCGTTCCCGGTGACAACCACCGGTTGTCGTCGACGCCGGAAAGGCTGTTGGACCCGCCCGTCCTCCTCGCGGTTTGCTTGTGGCACAACGAAAACCGAGGAGGACGAGATGATCGAGGGAATCGCGGCCGGGGTGCCGTTCGTGGCGGTGCCGCCGTCGGCCACCGGCGAGCGGACGGCGTTGGTGGTGGGCTGGCACCTGATGGACGCGCCGGCGAGCGAGCGGGCGATGGCCGAAGCCGTCCCGATGGCCGGGCTGCCGGCGTGGCGGGTGTACCTCGGCCTGCCGCTGACCGGGGCGCGGCTGCCCGAAGGCGGCTACGACGAGGTCTTCCGGCGGGCGGGCGAGGACGCCGTGCTGAACGTGTTCGAGCCGGTGACCGAGCAGGCCGCGGGCGAGTTCCCGGCGGCGCTGGCCGAGCTGCGCGACCGGCTGCCGGGCGCGAGCGGGCCGCTCGGGGTGTTCGGCGGGTCGGCCGGGGCGCTCGTCGCGCTGGAGGTGCTGGCGCGTGGGGACGCCGAGGTCGCGGCCGCCGCGGTGGCCAGCCCGGTCGTCCAGCTCGCGCCGATGATCGCCGCCAACGAACGGCGCTTCGGGGTGACCTACTCGTGGACCGAGCGGTCCCGCGCGGTCGCGGCCCGCTACGACTACGTGAACCGGGCCGCCGAGCTGACCGCGCCGCTGCTGCTCGTCGCCGGCGCCGGCGACGACATCGCCGTCCGCGAGCCCGCCGCGGCCCTGCACGAGAAGCTGGGCGCCGACCTCGTGACGGTCGAGGGGATGGCGCACGAGTTCCCGCCGGGGACACCGGAAGCGGCCCGCGTCGACGCCGCCTTCACGGAGTGGTTCGCGCGGAAGCTGCGAGGCTGACGTCGTCGTCCGGCACCCAGGCGTGCGCCGGGTCGTAGGCGCACCAGGCCTCTTCACGGCTGGTGCGCCCGGCCGGCGCCATCAGCCGCTTCAGCGCCGGGTGCGCCTTCCCGCGCCGCCAGACCAGCGACCACGGGAACAGCGGCGACGGCTCGAACGGCAGCACCTTCAGGTTCAGGTCGGGCGCGAGCTCCATGTCCGCGCCGGCGAGCGTGACGCGCCGCTTGCCGTAGCGCGTCTGCTCGAGGGTGTGCCGCAGGTCGTAGCTGACGCCGGAGTCGTCGACCGGCACGCCGAAGCGGGTGCACAGCTCGTGCACGTAGGACAGCCATTCGGCGGGGCCGCCGTGGCCGGGCAGCCAGATGCCGTCGGCACGCAGGTCCGTCAGCGGGAGGGCGTCCTGCACGGCGAGGGGGTGCTCCGGCGCGAGCAGCGCGACCAGCGGTTCGAGCCGGACGACCCGGTGCTCCAGCTCGTCCGGCAGCGGCCGCCCGAAGCCGTTGACCCGGCCGAAGGCGGCGTCGAGCTCGCCGGACAGCAGCTTCTCGACGGCGTTGGCGAACCCGCCGCCGGCCACCTTGTCCACCTGCAGCGCCGGTTCCCGCTCGGCGAGCCGGCGCAGCAGGAACATGGGGGAGAGGCGGTAGTCGAGCAGGTCGAGGCGCAGCGGCCGGTCCTCGGCGCCCATGGCGGCCACCGCCGCGTCGGCCACCCGCACCAGCTCGCGCGCGTGCGGGAGGAACCGCTCGCCCTCGGCGGTCAGCTCGACCGACCGGTTGGTGCGGACGAACAACGGCGTCGCGAGGACGTCTTCCAGCTTGCGGATGCGCTTGGACAGCGCCTGCTGGGTGAGGAACAGCGCCTGGGCGGCCCGGCCGAAGTGGCGCTGCTCCGCCGTCACCACGAACGCCCGGACCTGGGCGACGTCGAGGTCCACGGGGGCTCAGGCGCCCGGCGGGCGGTCCCGGACGACGCAGGTGAGCCGCGCGGTGCAGGTGCGGCGGCCCTCGTCGTCGGTCAGCACGATCTCCGCGGTGATGGTGCCGCGCCCGACGTGCAGCGGGGTCGCCACGCCGGTGACCGTGCCCGCGCGGACGGCCCGGTGGTGCGTGCAGGACAGCTCGAGCCCCATCGCCGCGCGGCCCGGGCCCGCGTTCAGCGCCGCGACCGTCGAGCCCAGCGCCTCGGCGAGCACCGCGTTCGCGCCGCCGTGCAGCAGGCCGTACGGCTGGAGGTTGCCCTCGACCGGGATCGTGCCGACGACGCGTTCGGCCGTCGCTTCGAGCAGCTTCATCCCGATCTTTTCGTTCAGCTGCTGGTCCGCCGCCGCCGGGTCGATGCCCGACAGCCGCTCCACGTCGATGGGGGCGGCACTGTCCGTCACACAAAGCTCCTGTTCCTATGCGACACGTAAGAGTGTCGGACCCTCAGCCTAGACTCGGCCCCGTGAGCCCGAGTGAGAAGACGACCGTTGCCAACGCCACAGGAACGACCGGTGTCGCCGAGCGCCCGAAGCTGCTGCTGATCGACGGCCATTCGATGGCCTACCGCGCCTTCTTCGCGCTGCCCGCGGAGAACTTCAAGACCAAGACCGGCCAGGTCACGAACGCGGTCTTCGGCTTCACCTCGATGCTCATCAACCTCCTGCGCGACGAAGCGCCGACCCACCTCGCGGTGGCGTTCGACCTCTCGCGCAAGACGTTCCGCTCGGAGACGTACGCGGACTACAAGGCGAACCGCAGCGCGACGCCGGACGAGTTCCGCGGCCAGGTGGACCTGGTCAAGGAAGTCCTCGACGTGCTCGGCATCCCGTCGCTGACGAAGGAGAACTTCGAGGCCGACGACATCATCGCCACGCTCACCACGCAGGCGACGGCGGACGGCTTCGACGTCCTGATCTGCACCGGCGACCGCGACGCGCTGCAGCTGGTCACCGAGCACGTGACCGTGCTGTACCCGAAGCGCGGCGTCTCGGAGATGACCCGGTTCACGCCGGACGCCGTCGAGGAGAAGTACGGGCTCACCCCGCGGCAGTACCCCGACTTCGCGGCGCTGCGCGGCGACCCCTCGGACAACCTGCCGAACATCCCCGGCGTCGGCGAGAAGACCGCGGCCAAGTGGATCAAGCAGTTCGGCTCGCTCGACGACCTGATCGACCGCGTCGACGAGGTCAAGGGCAAGGCGGGGGAGGCGTTGCGCGCGCACCTCAGCTCCGTCCAGCTGAACCGCCAGCTCACCGAGCTGATCCGGGACGTCGAGCTGGAGATCGCCCCGGCCGGGCTGGAGCTGCGCCCGTGGGACCGCGAAGCCGTGCACGCGCTGTTCGACGAGCTGGAGTTCCGCGTGCTGCGGGACAGGTTGTTCGCGACGCTGCAGAGCGCCGAGCCGGAGGCCGAGGAGGGCTTCGAGGTCTCGGGGACCGCGCTGGCGCCCGGTGCGCTGGGCGCGTGGCTGGCCGCGCACGCGGGCGGGAGCGAGCCGGTGGCGCTCGCGTTCCGCACGACGGGCGCGTCCGTCCGCTCCGACCTGCGCGCGGTCGCTTTCGCGGCGGCGGACGGCGAAGGCGCGTACGTCGACGTCACGGCGATGGACCAGGCCGACGACACGGCGCTCGCCGCCTGGTTCGCCGACCCGAAGATCCGCAAGACCGGCCACGACCTCAAGGTTCCGCTGCACGCGATCCGCGCCCGCGGCTGGGCGCTGGCCGGGCTCGCCATGGACACCGCGCTGGCCGCGTACCTGGTGCGTCCTGGGCAGCGCACGTTCGAGCTGGACGACCTCGCGCTGCGCTACCTGCACCGCGAGCTGCGCTCGGAGACCGACGCCGGCGACGGGCAGCTGTCGCTGCTCGACGGCGGCGCGGAAGGCCTGGAGCAGAAGGAAATCCAGGAAGAGCTCGTCAAAGCCCGTGCGATCTTCGAGCTGGCCGGCGCGCTCGAGAAGGAACTGGAGCAGATCGGCGGCGCGAAGCTGCTCGCCGAACTGGAGCTGCCGCTGCTGGAGGTCATCACCGAGCTGGAGATCGCCGGCGTCGCCGTCGACCTGGAGCAGCTGACGACGCTGGAAGCGCACTACCTCTCGCGCGTCACGCAGGCGGCCGAAGAGGCGTACGCGGTGATCGGCAAGCAGATCAACCTCGGCTCGCCGAAGCAGCTGCAGGTCGTGCTGTTCGACGAGCTGGGCATGCCGAAGACCAAGCGCACCAAGACCGGCTACACGACCGACGCCGAGGCGCTGCAGGGCCTGTTCGAGAAGACCGAGCACCCGTTCCTGCAGCACATGCTGGAGCACCGGGACGCGACGAAGCTGCGCACGACGGTCGAGGGGCTGATCAAGTCCGTCGCCGACGACGGCCGCATCCACACGACGCTGCTGCAGACGATCGCGGCCACCGGGCGGCTGTCCTCGACCGAGCCGAACCTGCAGAACATCCCGGTCCGCACCGAGGAAGGCCGCCGCATCCGTGACGCCTTCGTCGTCGGCGAGGGCTACTCCGAGCTGATGACCGCGGACTACAGCCAGATCGAGATGCGGATCATGGCGCACCTGTCGAAGGACGAGGGCCTGATCGAGGCGTTCAACTCCGGCGAGGACCTGCACACGTTCGTCGCGTCGCGGGCGTTCTCGATGCCGCCGGAGGAGATCACGCCGGAGCTGCGCTACCGCGTCAAGGCGATGTCGTACGGCCTCGCGTACGGGCTGTCGGCGTACGGGCTTTCGCAGCAGCTGCGGATTTCCACCGAGGACGCCAAGTCCCAGATGGAGGCGTACTTCGACCGCTTCGGCGGCGTGCGCGACTACCTCCACTCCGTGGTCGGCGTCGCGGCGAAGAACGGCTACACCGAAACGGTCTTCGGCCGCCGCCGCTACCTGCCGGACCTCAACAGCGACAACCGCCAGCGCCGCGAGATGGCCGAGCGGATGGCGCTGAACGCCCCGATCCAGGGCAGCGCGGCGGACATCATCAAGGTCGCGATGCTCAACGTCCACCGCGAGCTCGTCAAGGCGAAGCTCAAGAGCCGGATCCTGCTCCAGGTGCACGACGAACTCGTGCTGGAGGTCGCCGAAGGGGAGCGCGAGCAGCTGGAAGCGCTGGTGCGCCAGGGCATGGGCTCGGCGTACGACCTCGCGGTGCCCCTGGAGGTCTCGGTCGGCTACGGGCGGTCCTGGAACGAAGCCGCGCACTGAGTTCACGCTGTGCCACGGCCCGGATCACCGGGTCGTGGCGCGGGTGCACTCGGGCGGACGTCGTCGGGTACCGGCCGGCGCGGCGATGCTGTCCTGCATGGCCAGTGACTTCCAGCGACGCAAGATCTCCGTCGTCTTCGGCGCCATGGACGCCGACGAAGACGGCTACCTGACCGAGTCCGACTTCCGGGCGCTCACGGCTAGATGGCTCGGCGTGCGCGGCACCGACGGCGGCAGTCCCGACGGCGACAAGCTCGCGGCGATCATGATGGGCTGGTGGGCGACCCTGCGCGACGCCTCCGACCGCGACCGCGACGGCAAGGTCTCGCTCGACGAGGTCCTCGGCGTCGTGGACGAGCTCCCGCGGATGCCCGGCGCGGTCACCGGCACGGCGTCGGCGATGTTCGAAGCGGTCGACGAAAACGGCGACGGCACGATCTCGGCGGCGGAGTACGACCGGATGATCGAGGCGTGGGGCGGCACTCCCGCCGACGACGTGTTCGCCCTCCTGGACACCGACGGCGACGGACGGCTCTCGCACGACGAGTTCACCGCCCACTGGTACGAGTTCTGGGCGGGCGACGACCCGGCCGCACCGGGCAGCTGGGTGTTCGGCCGGGTCTGACGTTTCCGGGCAGAGCCGCGTGCTCTTTCGGGCAGATCGCCCGGCGCGTTCCGGGGTGCCGTCGAACGGTCTCCGTACGCACCCGCGGACGAAAACCGTTGGCATTGCGACGAACGGTGGACTCCGTTCGGGTGAGCCATTACCGCTGGGTAGGGAGGTCGGCGCCCGCGGCGCGGCGATCACGGCGTAGGGTCCGCCGAATGGGGTTCGAGCGTGAGCGACGACGCTGGCGGGTCCGGCTGCACGACGAACTCGGCCGGGTGTGCGGGGCGGGCACGGTACTGGACGAGTACCACGTGCTGACGAGCGCGCACGTCGTCGAGACGGCCGGCGGGCCGAAGTCCGCGCTGACCGTCGACTTCGTCGGCTTGGCCGAGGCGCTGCCCGGCACCGCGACCGTCGTCGAGGGCTGCTGGGTGCCCTCCGACGGCGGCGGGCACGGCGATCTCGCCCTGCTGCGCCTCGAACGCCCCGAGTCGCGCGTGTTCCGCGCGCCGCTGCACCGCATGCCGCTCGGTGAACACCAGCTCGTGCGCGCGTTCGGGTTCCCGCCCGGCTCGGTCGGCCGGTGGACGCACGCCCGCCTCGGCGCCCCGGAACCGACCGGCGGCGAGTGGGTCCGCCTGTTCCGCACCGCCGAAGCCGAACCGCTCGGCCCCGGGTTCGGCGGCACGGCGGTGCTCGACGAAGCGACCGGCCACGTCGTCGGCGTCGTCGTCGGCAAGGACACCGGGACGTGGATGGTCCCCGTCGAGACGATGCTCGGCCACCTGCCGCAGCTGAGCATCTGGACGTCCGGCAGCCCGGCCGTCGACGCGAGCTTCTCGCGCCCGGTGGGCGAAGCCGTCGACGTCTCGTTCGTGCGGCAGGTCGCCGACTGGTTCGCGAAAGCCGAGCCC of Amycolatopsis solani contains these proteins:
- a CDS encoding branched-chain amino acid ABC transporter substrate-binding protein; translated protein: MLAAAGAISLSACSARTDSGSGDSSASSQSQAAAPSAAADAADPAGDGKAQCSPTSIAYAGTINGANAALGVNILNGAKLAVDQHNKANPGCQVKLEQFDTEGTPDKAPGIVTQIVNTPAIIGVVGLPFSGESKAAGNIFNGAGLVTVTPSATNPTLSQNGWKTFFRGLGNDNTQGPAAAKFMTGELKAAKVCVIKDDSDYGTGLAASTIQALGDKGTCQDSVKTKQTDFSAVVNKIKSEKPDAVFYSGYYQEAAPFAQQLNDAGVEAKFVGPDGVKDDEFVKGAGEAASKAYFTCPCVPADQFTKFTDAYKAAVGKDPGTYSPEAYDLATILLKGIDAGKKDRAGLLDFVKSYDGQGITKHFKWDDKGELSSTTVWTYKVEGGKIVRNTEIK
- a CDS encoding ABC transporter ATP-binding protein, with protein sequence MTLLELSDVSVHYGRIQAVSGLSISVQEGEIVTLIGANGAGKSTTMRAISGIRPISSGKITFAGEDISKLRGDLRVVRGISQAPEGRGIFPGMTVSENLDMGAYARKDRKDLAEDLERVFELFPRLAERKTQMGGTMSGGEQQMLAIGRALMAKPKLLLLDEPSMGLAPQFIQQIFRIITEINKQGTTVLLVEQNAQQALSRAHRAYVLETGRITKSGTGKELLADNSIKEAYLGVG
- a CDS encoding PaaI family thioesterase; this translates as MTDSAAPIDVERLSGIDPAAADQQLNEKIGMKLLEATAERVVGTIPVEGNLQPYGLLHGGANAVLAEALGSTVAALNAGPGRAAMGLELSCTHHRAVRAGTVTGVATPLHVGRGTITAEIVLTDDEGRRTCTARLTCVVRDRPPGA
- a CDS encoding ANTAR domain-containing response regulator; this encodes MTDQATEANGAATVPQRRVLVAEDEALIRLDLVEMLREEGYEVVGEAGDGEQAIALATDLKPDLVILDVKMPKLDGIEAAAKITGDRIAPVVILTAFSQRDLVERARDAGTMAYLVKPFAKRDLVPAIELAVSRFSELQALEAEVAGLTDRLETRKVIDRAKGLLMSRQGLTEPDAFRWIQRTAMDRRTTMKAVAEAVVESIGS
- a CDS encoding branched-chain amino acid ABC transporter permease, with translation MTTTSTKPAVASAGKHSLRERWNNLSRVQQWVVLIPLVVLIYFLPVLNPPILTTQPGYDFPIAMFEVARYALVAIGLNVVVGQAGLLDLGYVGFFAIGAYVMALFTSPDSSLSHLPFLVVLPIAMVVTMVFGVILGTPTLRLRGDYLAIVTLGFGEIVRLLADNVGPLRGNSGFKEVGHPPGTNADGSALFNNSNGTPWYWLCVTLIIAVLFLVGNLERSRVGRAWVAIRDDEDAAEIMGVPTFKFKIWAFISGAAIGGLSGALYAGQLGFVNNQKFDVVTSMLFLAAVILGGSGNKVGVLLGACVVAYVPLRFQAIAEYKYLIFGLALIILMIFRPQGLLGARQRLLAYGRQAYQRLLGRGEQISSDGALQTEPTPGSKS
- a CDS encoding alpha/beta hydrolase family protein, with product MIEGIAAGVPFVAVPPSATGERTALVVGWHLMDAPASERAMAEAVPMAGLPAWRVYLGLPLTGARLPEGGYDEVFRRAGEDAVLNVFEPVTEQAAGEFPAALAELRDRLPGASGPLGVFGGSAGALVALEVLARGDAEVAAAAVASPVVQLAPMIAANERRFGVTYSWTERSRAVAARYDYVNRAAELTAPLLLVAGAGDDIAVREPAAALHEKLGADLVTVEGMAHEFPPGTPEAARVDAAFTEWFARKLRG
- a CDS encoding LysR family transcriptional regulator, whose product is MDLDVAQVRAFVVTAEQRHFGRAAQALFLTQQALSKRIRKLEDVLATPLFVRTNRSVELTAEGERFLPHARELVRVADAAVAAMGAEDRPLRLDLLDYRLSPMFLLRRLAEREPALQVDKVAGGGFANAVEKLLSGELDAAFGRVNGFGRPLPDELEHRVVRLEPLVALLAPEHPLAVQDALPLTDLRADGIWLPGHGGPAEWLSYVHELCTRFGVPVDDSGVSYDLRHTLEQTRYGKRRVTLAGADMELAPDLNLKVLPFEPSPLFPWSLVWRRGKAHPALKRLMAPAGRTSREEAWCAYDPAHAWVPDDDVSLAASARTTP
- a CDS encoding branched-chain amino acid ABC transporter permease; its protein translation is MSSVVLAQSDSWITFNVDAFLDQFWNNTFDGLAYGSIYALVALGYTLVYGVLKLINFAHSEVFIYGVYATWFTFYGLGFRPGNTPTLTVIELIGFLLLALLASMAISGGTAVVLERVAYRPLRKRGAPKLVFLITAIGASFVLQQLIFIWRGGNPELGIRLMRNQEVFTLFGGSVTNVTIITVVASILLMLGANYFVNKTKFGRGIRAVAQDPDTATLMGVNKERVIMLTFLIGGLLAGAAALFYMMKIPQGAWYQGGFLLGIKAFTAAVLGGIGNLRGALLGGLLLGVAENYGQSLFGGGWRDIVAFVLLVLVLMIRPTGILGESLGKARV
- a CDS encoding ABC transporter ATP-binding protein, with the translated sequence MTEPQNGGPEVAAEGGLVAELQHMTAEERAEHDAEVAEVVAPDRDIEVEVGETLLEVDDVTMRFGGLVALDQISFGIRRGEILGLIGPNGAGKTTCFNAMTGVYRPTSGEVRLEGKALGKTSRHGITQLGIARTFQNIRLFSEMTALENVVVGTDARHKTSLLGALVRSPRHHREEKAAVEKAMALLEFVGIADRAADRAKNLPYGYQRRLEIARALATEPKLLCLDEPAAGFNPAEKEDLMGLIRTIRDDGYTVLLIEHDMKLVMGVTDRIVVLEFGKKIAEGLPAEIRENPAVIAAYLGVPDDDVA